The Drosophila suzukii chromosome 2 unlocalized genomic scaffold, CBGP_Dsuzu_IsoJpt1.0 scf_2c, whole genome shotgun sequence genome segment cgctctccaggatcgctcctttcgacacaccgccacctgtcccttgctctgtcccggatggtcccactggggtttctgctcagcccgcgcggacagtcaaggcggaacgccaggaagctgcctcgcgccttacttcgcttccacgcctagtgtaaacgaacgttccaccctagcctcacccttttgctttttgtccgggacgtttccgtgtggcttttggtactcggggttcgggcacgccgctccgggacctcggaagtcgaatccgtagggctctcctggataattccactcgagaccgtaccgatcgaccgctctcccttctggcttatATACTAGTGGTTCGGGCACGctgctccgggacctcgcaagtcgaatccatagggctctcctggacaattccactcgagaccttaccgatcgatcgctctcccttctggcttgttatactctttccaggcgtaacgccaggactttgtggacagggttaatcgaccgccttgacctagccgtgtgatgccctctggatctcagctacctgcgtctcaattcggagattcctggtatcccaatcccgaacgtctcgacgtagcaatctcgctccttgtaggctcccacggcgctgcttctctggcgactcgacttgctgctgctcccttgtagattatctggttgtttgattgttcactttggtatctgagtgatcttgacggtttgactccttgtgatcgactgatccagctgccagcgctctgcggccttatatagggcatccgggaaccgttatttcccttttgcgcacggcccgctggatctctccactctgggtccaaagtccgtgcctcctggatgacccacttgtcgttcccgtaccgcttccaatcgatgctccgcccactgctgccatcccgctgattcccgtgatgcttgtggcacgcctgtgtgccgctccaccgccgagatgtggcacttcctctcccggtccaaagttcacgggagagtccaaagtccggtggagtcccgttacccgcttttgcacacggcactcttgccttgcccgcgaagtctccactctctctcgatctccatccttggtctccaaactctctcgctctccttcattggtctctgTGGGAACCCGTGTCAGCTGATCGGGATTCGAGCCCAACACGGGATACATAAACTCACCACGACGCGTGGTGGATCGCGTCGTATGTTGAGTTCAAGAAGGAGTCGACGATAAGCAACGAAAGCGAGCGGTAGCGAACAATAGCGACTGTTTAATAGAAGTTATTAAAACTACTATACGCTTGTTATTACTGGAGTATTACATTGGCGACGAGGATTAAAATCTATTACTGACGGATAAGAAAGACTACTgagtattaataaaataaacgaccGCTGCCAACGAATGCAggtaaagaaaaaaaaagtgcATAAGCTGGAAAAGGGAATAGagatacatacatatatgtatgtatatattccTGCACGTGCAGCGCTTATGTATGTGCGAAATGTACATGCGATGTGTAGTTGTATGTAAATGTGTGAATATGCAAGCTTGGTTCGCCGCAAAACGAATAAGTGGGTAAAACGTCCGTTCATCGAGAGCCGATTAAATTCAGGCTGatgaaataaaaagaaaagaagagACAAGAAAAAGGAAACTGGAAAAGTTTCGATCACGTCCGTTCATCGAGAGCCGATTAAATTCAGGCTGATGAagtaaaaaaaagaagaaaagaaggaaaaaataaaggaaagaGACAAGAAAAAGGAAACGGGAAAAGTTTCGACCACGCCACGAAAAATAGGTGGGTGAAGCAAGTGTGCGGATTAAATTCCTGCAGATCTAAAGAGAAGAAACACACCACgaaaagaaaaataagaaAGAGGTGGTGGTAGATGAGAGAGAGATTTAAGTGCAAAAGCGAATGCAAAAAGGCATAGCAAAAGCGCATGTTTAAGAGCGTGGTGGAGTTGAAAATAAAGCAAATGATAATAACAACGAATTGTTATTATTGGAGCTGAAAAAAAgttgattgttattatttttcttgaatttCAGTAATCTACCGAAATGGCGGAGCTAAAACCATTTCTATTTCAAGCATTTGACAAGGCGTTGTGGAGAAATGAGTGGGAGACATGGCTGCGCTCTTTTACCATCTACATAGAGTCGGAGGAGATAACGTCTGTGTACAAAAAGCGAAATAAGTTGCTGCACCTGGGTGGACCGCAGTTGCAGGCAGTGGTGTACAACTTACCCGGGGCACTTGTTGCGTTCGACGAGGAAGCCAATAATGACATTTTTACACCTCTAGTGGAGAAATTAACCGAGTATTTTTCTCCACAAcggaactcggttttcgagaGGCACCTTTTCCGGACTATGGTTCCTGTGGAAGGTGAAGGCTTTACCGAATTCTTAACGCGTTTGCGTCGACAAGTTGCAAAGTGCTCTTTCGGCGAAATCAAGAAGGAAGAATCATAGATGTCTGGGCGCCGGTGGACTTAAAAAGGAAGCTCTTGGAGAACGAATTTACTTTAAATGATTTTGTAAAGATGTGTCACATCGAAGAGCAGGTTAACAGGCAGACAGAGACGATGGGTGCAGCTGGCCAACAAAGCACAATTCAGAGAGTTTCACATCAAAAGACACGAAACCCTGATACACTGCAAGAATGTGGTCGTTGCGGGAGAAAGGGACATAGGGAGAACAGCCCAGATTGCCCAGCACGAAGCGCCACATGCAGGAAATGCTCAAAGATTGGACACTTCGCACGGAAATGCAAGACCAAAATAAGAGCAGGCAACCACGACGCGGACGGGCCTTGGGCAAAACGGCCACGGCGTACAGACACACACATCAGGCTGGTTAATTGTGAGTCTGTGCACGACGGAGAAAAGTCAGCAAACTCTGATTGTTTTCGAGTAGCCACCAAGGGGAATAATGACGAGATTATTCCATGCAAAGTCGGCGGCAGGACAATGGAAATGGTTATCGACTCTGGTTCCAAACACAATCTATGCAGTCAAGCAGATTGGCAGGAACTTATCGACGACCAGGCAACCATTTTCAACATGCGCACTAAATCATCGAACCAGTTCCGTTCTTATGCTTCTGATCAACCTCTCAAAATATTAAGAGTATTTGAAGCTCCGATAAGCGTAAAAAGGGACCCGGAGGTAATTGCTACGTTCTACGTCATAGAAAACAGCAGACAATCACTACTAGGATGTGACACTGCGATACAACTCAATGTTTTAAAACTAGGGTTAAACATAAATCGAGTTGAGCAGATTGGTGCGTTCCCCAAATGGAAAGATGTTCAGATAAGGCTTTCAATTGATCCAACGGTGGTGCCTGTCAAACAACCCATGAGGCGAGTCCCGACGGCGCTGGAGCACAAGGTAAACGCAAAACTAGAGGAAGCCCTAAAATTTGATATTATAGAGCCGGTAACTGGGCCGAGCGCTTGGATATCGCCAGTGGTCATCGTGTTTAAAGAATGTGGAGATATTCGAATGTGTTTGGACATGCGCAGAGCCAATAAGGCCATAAAAAGGGAAAATTATCCTCTTCCGACGTTCGACTCATTGATGACCAAATTGAAGAACGCTAAATACTTTTCTCGGCTTGATCTAAAGAACGCCTATCATCAACTTGAGCTTGACGTTGCGAGCCGGGAGATAACGACATTCATTACACATCGTGGGCTGTTCAGGTATAAGAGGTTGCTATTTGGAATGAACTCAGCTCCGGAGATTTTCCAGAGGCTTATGGAGGAGATGCTGGCACAGTGCCCAAATGCCATAAACTATATTGACGATGTTATAGTTTTTGGCAATACCCTCGAGGAGCACGACATGGCGCTGAGCGCGGTGAAAGATGTTTTTGTGGGGAGGAGGAGAAGTGTGTTTGGCGGACAACTAAGCTGAAATTTCTTGGTCATATCCTCTCTGACAAGGGGATTGAGGCGGATACAGGCAAGATTGAGGTAATACAAAACTTTAGAGAACCCAAAAATAAGGAAGAGGTCCGCAGCTTTTTGGGTTTGGTCACGTATGTTGGAAAGTTTATACCAGACTTGGCGGATACGACAGAGCCATTGAGAGGATTGCTCAAATTGAACGAGAAATTCATATGGGGTGAGGCGCAGAAGTTAGCTTTTAAACAATTAAAGGAAAAGGTTTCGGTAGTCCCCATGCTGTCCTATTTTACCTTGACTGATCGGACTAAGTTGATTGCGGACGCTAGTCCGGTAGCGTTAGGAGCGGTATTGGTGCAACTAGACAAAGATAAAATTCCCCGTATTATCTCGTTCGCCAGCAAGAGTTTATCGGAGGTAGAAAAAAGGTATTCTCAAACAGAAAAGGAAAGTCTCGCGTTAGTCTGGGCGGTagaagttttatttttatttgatcaGATTAGAATTTGACCTAGTAACAGACCACAAACCTCTGGAGGCTATATTTAAGCCCACTTCCAGACCTCCAGCCCGCATCGAAAGTTGGCTTCTACGCCTACAATCTTACCGTTTCCGAGTCGTGTATAAGCCAGGAAAAGAAAACATCGCAGACTCATTGTCGAGACTGTTCCAGGAAACCGAGTCAAACTCATTCGATTGGCAGGGGgagaaaaacatttttcatatCGTCTCAAATTCAATTCCAGTTTCGTTATCAATCTCAGAGATAGCAGAAAGTAGTACTCATGATGAGGGGATAATGGATGCAATGACGTGCCTAAAGGAGGTTTCGTGGAAGCTAGCTACATCGAGTCCATTCTATCCGTTTCGATTTGAAGTGTCGACGCTCGGTAATTTGCTGCTAAGAGGAACAAAGATAGTGATTCCGAAAAATCTGCGACGGAAAGTGTTGGAGTTAGCACATGAGGGTCACCCAGGCGAGACTGCAATGAAGCGGCGACTCCGATCGAAAGTATGGTGGCCACGAATGGACAGAGAAGCTGAAGAGTTCGTTAAAACCTGTCGTAGCTACATTTTGGTGTCTGCTCCGGTACGTCCGGCCCCAATGAAGAGGCACTCGTTTCCAAATGGCCCATGGAAGTGTTTGGCAACCGATCTGTTAGGCCCGCTACCAAACGGAGAATACATTTTGGTACTAATCGATTATTACTCTCGATATATGGAGTACAAAATAACGAGGAGCATCAcatcaaaaattataataaacgAGATGGAGGAAATTTTCGCAAGGCTAGGTTTTCCCCAAACATTAACAGCGGACAACGGTCGCCACTTTATAAGCGCGGAATTCAAAGAATTTTGTACAACAAACGGGATCGAGTTGCGTACAACTCCTCCATATTGGCCACAAGCGAACGGCGAGGTGGAGAATATGAATAAATCGCTGGTTAAACGTCTCAAAATCGCATATGCGAGTAGAAGTAACAATAAGGAGTTGCAAAAGTTCGTTCTTATGTATAATGTAACACCGCATAGTACAACAGGTGCAGCTCCAACCCAGCTGATGTACAATCGGACGATTCGAGATAAAATTCCCGGAATTGAGGATATTTCGGATCAGGATGTGGACTCGGAGGTAAGAGATAGGGACATGTGCCAGAAAGAAAAAGGGAAGAAGGTAGCAGATGCAGCTAGAGGAGCAAAAGATATTCAATTAACTGTAGGTGACAGGGttctaattaaaaatgttattttcccCCACAAGCTAACACCAACGTTCGATCCAACGGTTTACGAGGTGACCAGCAGAGACGGTGATGTGGTCCAGGTAACCGGAAATGGGAAGTCGTATACCAGGAACGCCAGTCACCTCAAGAAAGTCGAATCCTCTGCTGCAGTTCAGCCGGAGGAGGGCCAATCCCCGAAAAGGACTGATGAATCATTCCCGGCCAAACCAATTGACGCGGAGCTCACCTCACAGATGCCACAGGGAGGTCTAAAACTGCgtctgaaaaaaaaaaaggagagaTGTGGGAACCCGTGTCAGCTGATCGGGATTCGAGCCCAACACGGGATACATAAACTCACCACGACGCGTGGTGGATCGCGTCGTATGTTGAGTTCAAGAAGGAGTCGACGATAAGCAACGAAAGCGAGCGTTAGCGAGCAATAGCGACTGtttaataaatgttattaaaacTACTATACGCGTGTTATTAAAATCTATTACTGACGGATAAGAAAGACTACTgagtattaataaaataaacgaccGCTGCCAACGAATGCAggtaaagaaaaaaaagtgCATAAGCTGGAAAAGGGAATAGagatacatacatatatgtatgtatatattccTGCACGTGCAGCGCTCATGTATGTGCGAAATGTACATGCGATGTGTAGTTGTATGTAAATGTGTGAATATGCAAGCTTGGTACGCCACAAAACGAATAAGTGGGTAAAACGTCCGTTCATCGAGAGCCGATTAAATTCAGGCTGatgaaataaaaagaaaagaagagACAAGAAAAAGGAAACTGGAAAAGTTTCGATCACGTCCGTTCATCGAGAGCCGATTAAATTCAGGCTGAtgaagtaaaaaaaaagaagaaaagaagaaaaaaaaaggaaagaagAGACAAGAAAAAGGAAACGGGAAAAGTTTCGACCACGCCACGAAAAATAGGTGGGTGAAGCAAGTGTGCGGATTAAATTCCTGCAGATCTAAAGAGAAGAAACACACCACgaaaagaaaaataagaaAGAGGTGGTGGTAGATGAGAGAGAGATTTAAGTGCAAAAGCGAATGCAAAAAGGCATAGCAAAAGCGCATGTTTAAGAGCGTGGTGGAGTTGAAAATAAAGCAAATGATAATAACAACGAATTGTTATTATTGGAGCTGAAAAAAAgttgattgttattatttttcttgaatttCAGTAATCTACCGAAATGGCGGAGCTAAAACCATTTCTATTTCAAGCATTTGACAAGGCGTTGTGGAGAAATGAGTGGGAGACATGGCTGCGCTCTTTTACCATCTACATAGAGTCGGAGGAGATAACGTCTGTGTACAAAAAGCGAAATAAGTTGCTGCACCTGGGTGGACCGCAGTTGCAGGCAGTGGTGTACAACTTACCCGGGGCACTTGTTGCGTTCGACGAGGAAGCCAATAATGACATTTTTACACCTCTAGTGGATAAATTAACCGAGTATTTTTCTCCACAAcggaactcggttttcgagaGGCACCTTTTCCGGACTATGGTTCCTGTGGAAGGTGAAGGCTTTACCGAATTCTTAACGCGTTTGCGTCGACAAGTTGCAAAGTGCTCTTTCGGCGAAACCAAGAAGGAAATTGAGGAGATCTGTCTCAAAGACAAAATCATAGATGTCTGGGCGCCGGTGGACTTAAAAAGGAAGCTCTTGGAGAACGAATTTACTTTAAATGATTTTGTAAAGATGTGTCACATCGAAGAGCAGGTTAACAGGCAGACAGAGACGATGGGTGCAGCTGGCCAACAAAGCACAATTCAGAGAGTTTCACATCAAAAGACACGAAACCCTGATACACTGCAAGAATGTGGTCGTTGCGGGAGAAAGGGACATAGGGAGAGCAGCCCAGATTGCCCAGCACGAAGCGCCACATGCAGGAAATGCTCAAAGATTGGACACTTCGCACGGAAATGCAAGACCAAAATAAGAGCAGGCAACCACGACGCGGACGGGCCTTGGGCAAAACGGCCACGGCGTACAGACACACACATCAGGCTGGTTAATTGTGAGTCTGTGCACGACGGAGAAAAGTCAGCAAACTCTGATTGTTTTCGAGTAGCCACCAAGGGGAATAATGACGAGATTATTCCATGCAAAGTCGGCGGCAGGACAATGGAAATGGTTATCGACTCTGGTTCCAAACACAATCTATGCAGTCAAGCAGATTGGCAGGAACTTATCGACGACCAGGCAACCATTTTCAACATGCGCACTAAATCATCGAACCAGTTCCGATCTTATGCTTCTGATCAACCTCTCAAAATATTAAGAGTATTTGAAGCTCCGATAAGCGTAAAAAGGGACCCGGAGGTAATTGCTACGTTCTACGTCATAGAAAACAGCAGACAATCACTA includes the following:
- the LOC139354537 gene encoding uncharacterized protein, with the translated sequence MAELKPFLFQAFDKALWRNEWETWLRSFTIYIESEEITSVYKKRNKLLHLGGPQLQAVVYNLPGALVAFDEEANNDIFTPLVDKLTEYFSPQRNSVFERHLFRTMVPVEGEGFTEFLTRLRRQVAKCSFGETKKEIEEICLKDKIIDVWAPVDLKRKLLENEFTLNDFVKMCHIEEQVNRQTETMGAAGQQSTIQRVSHQKTRNPDTLQECGRCGRKGHRESSPDCPARSATCRKCSKIGHFARKCKTKIRAGNHDADGPWAKRPRRTDTHIRLVNCESVHDGEKSANSDCFRVATKGNNDEIIPCKVGGRTMEMVIDSGSKHNLCSQADWQELIDDQATIFNMRTKSSNQFRSYASDQPLKILRVFEAPISVKRDPERLMEEMLAQCPNAINYIDDVIVFGNSLEEHDMALSAGIEADTGKIEVIQNFREPKNKEEVRSFLGLVTYVGKFIPDLADTTEPLRGLLKLNEKFIWGAAPTQLMYNRTIRDKIPGIEDISDQDVDSELTPTFDPTVYEVTSRDGDVVQVTGNGKSYTRNASHLKKVESSAAVQPEEGQSPKRTDESFPAKPIDAELTSQMPQGGLKLRLKKKKERLKKRLLLRLTEGGADLVLIQEPWQRRQHRSKPGAAKWFIRVLSAYGSYLAFEKENPPDALVRGLAEECEKLRNGLLIGCDANAHHTQWGCPNNNDRASLTPDEPTGTATKKF